The Spirochaetia bacterium 38H-sp genome includes the window TCTCTAACATCTCTTCTGGAAAAATCAGGGAAATGGACCTGTCCTGGCCATACTCGTCCCTCAAAAAGTCTGCCATCAGGATATTTCATAAAAAAATCGTTAGCTTTTCCCTGATCACAGACATCATATACTCCGGGAGAATCCGATTTTATGCCTGGGTCAACTATAAATACTGGATGAAATCCCAATTCTTTCATTTCTTTAAGATGTTTTTTGGGATTAGGGTACCTGTTTTTATCAAACGTAAACACACGATATGCATCCATATAGTCTATATCGTACCAGAATCCGTCACAGGGTATTTTCTCTTCCCTAAGTCTGGTTGCAACTTCTTTTGCTTCTGTCTCAGACATATAGCTGTATTTACACTGATGATACCCCAGCGCCCAGAGAGGAGGCATAGAATATCTTCCCGTAAGAGCAGTATACCTTTCTATGATTTCATCAGGAGTATCACCGCCTATAAAATACACTGTCAGGTCGTCTCTATAAAGACTCACAATAAGCTTGTCCCAGTCTGTATTGCCTATGTCAAAAATAGATTTATACGGAGAATCAAGAAAATATCCCCAAAAAATGTTGTCACTTATATTAACAGACATGAAAAAGGGAATACTGCAGTACATAGGTCGTGTTGCCTCAGTATGAGGAAAAGCAGCATCATTGTTCCAGTTTTCTATGATATATCCTCTGCGACTAAGAGGAGAAACCTGTTCGCCAAGTCCAAGTATTTCCTCTTTTTTTCCCAGAGTTCTGTAATCATACAGTGTATCTCCCGTAATATTTATACAATCTCCATGAGAAAGGACTTTTTTTCCATGATAAAAATCAATGGCAGCATTATCTCTCAGAACAATAGAATAATCCTCATATGATACCACAAGACCATTATCAGTCTTTTCTGCAGAGGCAGTCAGAGCCTTACTATCATAAATAACAGATAGGCTTCTGTATTCTTTTAGAGGCAGCTCTCTTCCCGCTCGCACTCTAAAAACTGCCTTATCTATGGCTTCTACTGTTAGTATCAGTCCTTCATATATTGCAATTACAGTATTATTTTCCTGTTTATATGACTTTATTTTTCCAGCTTTGTAGTTGTTCATAAGTTCTCCTGCTAAGCCAGAGGCCTATTTTATCTTATTTAGACTTCCAAGTATAGGAAACCAGTATTATAACAAAATATCATCTCAATATTATCAAATATCAGAAAAACAAACATCGTTTTCTTGATATTATTACAATAAGTAATACAGAAGAATCGGTATCCCTCAAAACGTCTACACAAACATCCCTAGAGAATAATATTTCTCAAAGAGCAAGGAGGTAAAGAAAGAAACTTATACCTTAGAGGGATACCTATCTTCCATAATTTCATAATCAATCTCCTTTTACGGAGCCAAGGGTAAGACCCGATACCAGATATCTGGATGTATAAATGAAAAGAGCAACAACAGGTATTGCAACAAGTATGGATGCTGCAGCAAACATACCCCATGCTGTTCTAAACTGCCCCTGAAGCTGTTGAAGACCAAGAGGCCAAGTAAATAGAAAATCTTTCTGAAGCATTATTCTTGCAAGCAAAAAATCTTTCCATGAATTCATAAAATTAAAAAGAAAAGCAATGGAAAGCCCCGGTAGAGCTAGGGGAAGTATGATTCTATAAAATGTTTGCATTCTTGTTGCACCATCTATCATGGCAGCTTCTTCCAAAGTATTGGGTATGGTGTCGTAGTAACCTTTTAACATCCATACACTAAAAGGAATAGAACCTACAGAATATGCAAGCACTAATCCCCTATAAGTGTTTATAAATCCAAACCTTGCGGCAAGAATATAGAGTGGCACCATCATCATGGTAGCAGGTATCATCTGAGTAGAAAGAAGAAACACAAGACCTGCTTTTTTGCCTTTGAAATTCCAACGGGAAAAAGCGTATGCAGAGGTTGCCGCAAGCATCAGCCCTATAAAAGCGGTGGAAACACTGATAAGAACACTGTTCCAGAGCCATAAAAAGAAATCTTTTTTAAAAAGTACATCTCTGTAGTTATCAAGTGTTGCTCCTTCCGGTATTATTCTAAGAGATGTAGATAGCAGTCTGTCTCCCGGTCTGAGGGATACGGACAAGACCCTTAATACCGGAAAAATTGCTATTACACATGCAATAATCAATACGATATGTGTAAAAATTCTAAAAGCTATGGAGTCGTGCCCCATTTTTCTTCTAAAAAGGACATTGTTTTTTATGTTCATGATTCTCTGACTCCTTTAAGACCGCCTGTTACTTTTATATACCAGATAGAGAAAACAAGCAGAATTGCAAAAATAACCATTGCAAAAGCAGCCGCAAATCCGTACTGATTATATTCAAATGCAGAACGGAATAAAGCAGTAACAAGAATGTCAGAAGATTCGAGTTCATTCTGGTTTATAAAGTAAGGTACGTTAAAGTTATTAAAAGTCCATATAACGCCAAGTATTATGGAAGGTGTCAAAATTGGTTTCAGCAACGGGAGGGTTATATTGGAAAATTTATTCCAACTTGTAGCACCATCCATATCAGCTGCTTCGTAATATTCTTTTGATATGCTTTGCAGACCGCCAAGTGCTATTATCATCATAAAAGGCACACCTAACCATATATTGGTAATATTCATTGCCACAAAATTCCAGACAGGATCTGCCTTCCATGGAATTGGCTCAGCTCCCAACTTTGTCAAAAGAATATTAAATACACCATACTCATAGTGGAATTCTCCTCTCCAAGCCAAACCAGAAATAATGTCCGGTATTGCCCAGGGAAGTATAAGAATGGCCTTATAAATATTCTTTAAAAACATTGGTCTATTTAAAAGAATAGCAAGACCAAGGCCTATGGTTACGTGTGCAGTAACCTGTACAACAGTCCAGAGTATTGTTCTCAAAAAGATAGGGAAAAAATATGTCTGTTTTAATACCGGTTTTGTAA containing:
- a CDS encoding sugar ABC transporter permease; the encoded protein is MNIKNNVLFRRKMGHDSIAFRIFTHIVLIIACVIAIFPVLRVLSVSLRPGDRLLSTSLRIIPEGATLDNYRDVLFKKDFFLWLWNSVLISVSTAFIGLMLAATSAYAFSRWNFKGKKAGLVFLLSTQMIPATMMMVPLYILAARFGFINTYRGLVLAYSVGSIPFSVWMLKGYYDTIPNTLEEAAMIDGATRMQTFYRIILPLALPGLSIAFLFNFMNSWKDFLLARIMLQKDFLFTWPLGLQQLQGQFRTAWGMFAAASILVAIPVVALFIYTSRYLVSGLTLGSVKGD
- a CDS encoding sugar ABC transporter permease, coding for MIDKKIMALSLGQIGEMVLYIGLGVLFLELMLFLVGKLTKAKNMLTWMLLAPAIVGILVLVVWPLLFEVSLAFSNMNLRTFKHPEFGILQGLSNFARVFTKPVLKQTYFFPIFLRTILWTVVQVTAHVTIGLGLAILLNRPMFLKNIYKAILILPWAIPDIISGLAWRGEFHYEYGVFNILLTKLGAEPIPWKADPVWNFVAMNITNIWLGVPFMMIIALGGLQSISKEYYEAADMDGATSWNKFSNITLPLLKPILTPSIILGVIWTFNNFNVPYFINQNELESSDILVTALFRSAFEYNQYGFAAAFAMVIFAILLVFSIWYIKVTGGLKGVRES